Proteins encoded within one genomic window of Spirulina major PCC 6313:
- a CDS encoding CHAT domain-containing protein → MGGLRGLLGGIVLAGLLAGEAAKGVEPSGFRLRSTLSDRGLSGVVGEASPAEIVRLLETQTQLLPAPDPEFSRELLAQSAEVNEALRLYQEGRELFDQGTAESLRAALEKFEAAIPLLQSSGRTFGEAITRYYAGFAHLRLNFNTQALQQYEKSLKLWQNLSQQSTGEDLQLVQQWQANTLNDIGSVYNALGEKSRALEYFNQALLLRRAISNRIGEAITLNNIGIVYDDLGEKSRALEYYNQALPLFHAVEDRDGEATTLNNIGRVYSTLGEKSRALEYYNQGLSLFRTVGNRGGEATTFNNIGRVYDFLGEREKALNSFKQALLLFQAVGDRNGEAVSLNNIGLVYYSLNEKNRALDYYNQALPLFRAMDNRNGEAYILNGIGNIYLASGERERALNSFKQALPLFRAMDNRNGEAASLNSIGAVYYNLGEKSQALEYLNQALPLRQAVGDREGISITLNNIGRIFADQNQPEVAIIFLKESVRIRETIRTDNRQLDEQLRQTYITTIEDDYRFLVNLLLQQARIPEAQQVLDLLKLEELRDFTNTRATFTSDGKIRYTDPEQAVLNDHNSLIALGTTILTCEDSNCNDLDRLYRQLEGLKAQYNAQIENFIATIQANRRDDDVFQDLDNLSSEAEDLLMAYQDAGQNAVLIYPFVLEDKLWLVWAAAGGVIGSIEVPVTQAELAQTVHHLGRHLKTSGNIQAIQTASQQLYDWIIKPLESELAANEIDHLVFVNDRVTRYIPMAALFDGEQYLLERFQISSVLAPALTDTSSRLDHQQTNVLGLGLTDAIAGFSPLPAVQAELDAIVIEGNDPGVYPGQVLLNRDFTLDNLKTNVLSHNILHLATHAEFVPGRAEDSYILLGDGTTLKTADIDVMDRRLRNLQLVVLSACQTALGGDGGDGTEIAGISSYFLKDGRAKTAIASLWSVNDSSTSVLMQRFYALLSTGELSQAEALRQAQLSLLYREETADFETRMADSRSLVSVRPRNGAATPNPPGFSHPYHWSPFILIGNGL, encoded by the coding sequence ATGGGGGGATTAAGGGGGTTGCTGGGTGGGATTGTGTTGGCGGGGTTGTTGGCGGGGGAGGCCGCTAAAGGTGTGGAACCATCCGGGTTTCGACTCCGCTCAACCCTCAGTGATCGAGGACTGAGCGGAGTCGTTGGCGAAGCCTCTCCAGCGGAGATAGTCCGGCTATTGGAGACGCAAACTCAGCTACTCCCTGCACCAGACCCCGAATTTTCCCGTGAACTCCTCGCGCAAAGTGCCGAAGTGAATGAGGCGTTGCGGCTTTATCAAGAAGGGCGGGAATTGTTCGACCAAGGGACAGCGGAATCGTTACGAGCAGCACTTGAAAAGTTTGAAGCCGCGATCCCTTTATTGCAATCGAGTGGTAGAACATTTGGTGAAGCCATTACACGATATTATGCGGGCTTTGCACATCTCAGGTTGAATTTTAATACTCAAGCATTACAACAGTATGAAAAATCCCTCAAATTGTGGCAGAACTTAAGCCAGCAATCAACAGGTGAAGACTTGCAACTGGTGCAGCAATGGCAAGCGAATACGCTCAATGATATTGGTAGTGTCTACAATGCATTAGGAGAAAAGAGTCGCGCCCTTGAATACTTTAACCAAGCCTTGCTCCTCAGACGTGCAATAAGCAATCGAATCGGTGAAGCCATAACCCTTAATAATATCGGTATTGTCTATGATGATTTAGGAGAAAAGAGCCGTGCTCTTGAATATTACAATCAAGCTTTGCCACTTTTTCATGCAGTAGAAGATCGCGATGGAGAAGCCACAACCCTCAATAATATTGGTAGAGTTTACTCAACATTAGGAGAAAAGAGCCGTGCTCTTGAATACTACAATCAAGGTTTGTCACTTTTTCGTACTGTAGGTAATCGTGGTGGGGAAGCCACCACATTCAATAATATCGGTAGAGTATACGATTTCTTAGGCGAAAGAGAAAAAGCCCTCAACTCCTTCAAGCAAGCTTTGCTACTTTTTCAGGCAGTGGGTGATCGCAATGGGGAAGCTGTGAGCCTCAATAATATTGGTTTAGTTTATTATTCTCTAAACGAAAAAAATCGTGCTCTCGATTATTACAACCAAGCCTTGCCACTTTTTCGCGCAATGGATAATCGCAATGGGGAAGCCTATATTCTCAATGGTATTGGCAATATTTACTTAGCATCAGGAGAAAGAGAACGCGCCCTCAACTCCTTCAAGCAAGCCTTGCCACTTTTTCGCGCAATGGATAATCGCAATGGGGAAGCCGCGAGCCTCAATAGTATAGGTGCGGTTTATTACAACCTAGGAGAAAAGAGCCAGGCATTGGAGTATTTGAACCAAGCCTTACCCCTGAGGCAGGCGGTAGGCGATCGCGAAGGGATCAGTATTACCCTCAATAACATCGGCAGAATATTCGCCGACCAAAACCAACCCGAAGTCGCGATCATCTTCCTCAAAGAATCCGTCCGCATCCGCGAAACCATCCGCACCGATAACCGCCAACTCGACGAACAACTCCGCCAAACCTACATCACCACCATCGAAGACGACTACCGTTTCCTCGTCAACCTCCTCCTCCAACAAGCCCGCATCCCCGAAGCCCAACAAGTCTTAGACCTCCTCAAACTCGAAGAACTGCGCGACTTCACCAATACCCGCGCCACCTTCACCAGCGACGGCAAAATCCGCTACACCGACCCCGAACAAGCCGTCCTCAATGACCACAACAGCCTCATCGCCCTCGGAACCACAATCCTCACCTGCGAAGACAGCAACTGCAACGACCTCGATCGCCTCTACCGCCAACTCGAAGGACTCAAAGCCCAATACAACGCCCAAATCGAAAACTTTATCGCCACCATCCAAGCCAATCGCAGAGATGACGACGTATTCCAAGACCTCGATAACCTCAGCAGCGAAGCCGAAGACCTGCTCATGGCCTATCAGGACGCGGGACAGAATGCCGTCCTAATTTATCCCTTCGTCCTCGAAGATAAACTCTGGCTCGTCTGGGCAGCCGCCGGGGGCGTGATTGGTAGCATTGAAGTTCCCGTCACCCAAGCCGAACTCGCCCAAACCGTCCACCACCTCGGTCGCCACCTCAAAACCAGCGGCAACATCCAAGCCATCCAAACCGCCAGCCAACAACTTTATGATTGGATCATTAAACCCCTCGAAAGCGAACTTGCCGCCAACGAGATTGATCATTTAGTATTCGTGAACGATCGCGTCACCCGCTACATTCCCATGGCAGCCCTGTTTGATGGTGAACAATACCTACTCGAACGGTTCCAGATTTCCAGCGTCCTCGCCCCCGCCCTCACCGACACCAGCAGCCGCCTCGACCATCAACAAACCAACGTCCTCGGCTTGGGGTTAACCGATGCGATCGCCGGCTTTAGCCCCCTCCCAGCAGTGCAAGCTGAATTGGATGCGATTGTGATCGAAGGCAATGATCCGGGGGTCTATCCCGGTCAAGTGCTGCTCAATCGTGACTTTACCCTCGACAACCTCAAAACCAACGTCCTCAGCCATAACATCCTCCATCTAGCCACCCATGCTGAGTTTGTCCCCGGTCGCGCTGAAGATTCCTATATTTTGCTCGGTGATGGAACCACGCTGAAAACCGCCGATATTGATGTGATGGATCGGCGGTTGCGCAATCTGCAATTGGTGGTGTTGTCAGCCTGTCAAACCGCCCTGGGGGGTGATGGGGGCGATGGAACAGAAATTGCCGGGATTAGTTCCTATTTTCTCAAAGACGGTCGCGCCAAAACGGCGATCGCCTCCCTGTGGTCAGTGAACGACAGCAGCACCAGCGTATTGATGCAGCGGTTTTATGCCCTGCTCTCCACGGGGGAACTCAGCCAAGCCGAGGCCCTGCGTCAAGCACAGTTGAGCCTGTTGTACCGAGAGGAAACCGCCGACTTTGAAACACGCATGGCTGATAGTCGCTCTTTGGTATCTGTGCGACCCCGCAACGGTGCAGCCACCCCCAACCCCCCCGGTTTTAGTCATCCTTACCATTGGTCGCCCTTTATTTTGATCGGCAACGGGTTGTAG
- a CDS encoding DUF4336 domain-containing protein: MTKTAAISAQTADRRWPYWPIVPIYPYGQRRTLRRELVPDWIWVFEQVQGIFYVVVPIRMTVVRLEAGGLLVYAPVAPTGECLGLLRELCDRFGDVRYIILPTISGIEHKVFIGPFARRFPAATVFVAPGQWSFPLNLPLSWLGCPWGRTEILPPERSATPFADEFDYEILGPLSLGLGKFGEVVFYHRRSRTLLATDTILSVPPDPPEVVQLDPYPLLFHAKDGAADPIRDTPSNRQKGWQRICLFALYFRPATLETVDLGPAWQEAKQGSDRTRRAYFGLYPFTWKAGWRDTFATLSHHETLRVAPILQTLILNRDPVTVRHWCDRVARWPFERIIPCHFTAAIAATPHDWRDAFQFLTPNPAQTLPAADLQVLRDIDRRLIDLKVTPPPA; the protein is encoded by the coding sequence ATGACCAAAACCGCCGCAATTTCCGCGCAAACCGCCGATCGCCGCTGGCCCTATTGGCCGATTGTGCCGATTTATCCCTACGGGCAACGTCGCACCCTACGCCGGGAGCTTGTCCCGGATTGGATTTGGGTGTTTGAGCAGGTGCAGGGGATTTTCTATGTGGTGGTGCCGATTCGGATGACGGTGGTGCGGTTGGAGGCGGGGGGCTTGTTGGTCTATGCGCCGGTGGCTCCGACGGGGGAATGTTTGGGGTTATTGCGGGAACTGTGCGATCGCTTCGGGGACGTGCGCTATATTATCCTGCCGACGATTTCCGGGATTGAACATAAGGTATTTATCGGCCCCTTTGCCCGTCGTTTCCCGGCTGCAACGGTGTTTGTCGCCCCCGGTCAATGGAGTTTTCCCCTCAATTTACCCCTGAGTTGGTTGGGCTGTCCCTGGGGACGGACGGAAATTTTGCCCCCGGAACGGTCGGCCACGCCCTTCGCCGATGAGTTTGATTATGAAATTTTGGGGCCGTTGAGTTTGGGGCTGGGGAAATTTGGCGAAGTGGTGTTTTATCATCGGCGATCGCGCACTCTCCTCGCCACGGATACGATCCTCTCCGTTCCCCCCGACCCGCCGGAGGTGGTGCAGCTTGACCCCTACCCCCTCCTCTTCCACGCCAAGGACGGAGCCGCCGACCCGATCCGCGACACCCCCAGCAACCGCCAAAAGGGCTGGCAACGGATTTGCCTCTTTGCCCTCTATTTTCGCCCCGCCACTTTAGAAACGGTTGATCTCGGCCCGGCGTGGCAGGAGGCGAAACAGGGGAGCGATCGCACCCGCCGGGCCTATTTCGGCCTCTATCCCTTCACCTGGAAAGCCGGTTGGCGCGACACCTTCGCCACCCTCAGCCACCATGAAACCCTCCGCGTCGCCCCGATCCTCCAAACCCTGATCCTCAACCGTGACCCTGTGACCGTGCGCCATTGGTGCGATCGCGTCGCCCGCTGGCCCTTCGAGCGGATTATTCCCTGTCATTTCACTGCTGCGATCGCCGCCACCCCCCACGATTGGCGCGACGCTTTTCAATTCCTCACCCCCAACCCCGCCCAGACGTTACCCGCCGCCGATCTCCAAGTCCTGCGGGATATCGATCGCCGCCTCATCGATCTGAAGGTCACGCCCCCGCCCGCCTAA
- a CDS encoding photosystem I assembly protein Ycf3 gives MPRTQRNDNFIDKSFTVMADIILKILPTNQKSKEAFAYYRDGMSAQADGEYAEALENYHEALKLEDEAGDRCYILYNIGLIHASNGDHEKALGYYHDAIELNPNMPQALNNIAVIYHYQGDQAQEAGNSDLAESFYDRAAEYWKQAIRITPNNYIEAQNWLKTTGRSEMDVFF, from the coding sequence ATGCCACGCACCCAACGCAACGATAACTTTATTGATAAAAGCTTTACCGTCATGGCAGACATCATCCTCAAGATTCTGCCCACCAATCAGAAATCAAAAGAAGCCTTCGCCTATTATCGAGACGGGATGTCCGCCCAAGCCGATGGGGAATATGCCGAAGCTCTGGAAAACTATCACGAAGCCCTGAAACTGGAAGACGAGGCGGGCGATCGCTGCTATATCCTCTACAACATCGGCCTGATTCACGCCAGCAACGGCGATCATGAAAAAGCCCTCGGCTACTATCACGACGCGATCGAACTCAACCCCAATATGCCCCAAGCCCTCAATAATATCGCCGTGATCTACCACTACCAAGGGGATCAGGCTCAGGAAGCGGGCAACAGCGACCTGGCTGAATCCTTCTACGATCGCGCCGCTGAATATTGGAAACAAGCGATCCGGATCACCCCCAATAACTACATCGAAGCGCAAAACTGGCTCAAAACCACCGGCCGCTCTGAAATGGATGTGTTTTTCTAG